The window ataataataatataataaaaaataataaaaaaaattattttttgacttttatttttgattttttattttgactttgacttccaagtttgacctttgactttaaacattgactttttcgtttaacttttaaattttcaaatttagctttttagtttgacttttcaagtttgacttttgagtttaactttttaaatttgacttttaaggttgacttttgaagtttataatcaaagggtttgacttttaagtttgattttggcttctagttgtgctttttaattgatttcaaagtctacgagggagttgaaaacatgaaagagagtcgtcaggatatgttaagacaaaatttcaacatttttgaatatatccctggagaaaccctcgaaactcagttgcagcgatttaccacactcactactgagatgaatatagttgggatcttcttgactaagtccgagataaacaaaaagatgctaaattcacttccgaaatagtgggatatgaacgtggctatcatcaagaagacaaaagatctcaatcatcttagtcttgctgatgtaattcaagaacttgatgctttgaagtgtagagaaataATGAGTTCTAAAAACATTCcagtcactgaagttacatgtactccaactTGTGAAGCcacaattaaatttcttcgggaacaaattgatttatttaaaagagaagttgaggacctgagatatgaaggatatcaactcaggaaaggacagaaacccctaaaggttgaattagaagcaaaaaccaaggactttaggaaacttcaggaagagtatagcaacaagtgtgaaaattatgactatattaagagacaacttgctactataactgaagaacttgacgctttaaaaattaagtgtggaaaaacaggcgttagttttaaaaattataatgcgtcaagtcagacagtcgagtccttatatgaaacacaattaaaattcaaagaaaatcaaaaaaagggtctagggtatgatagtgttcctccacctttcaatcataactacacatccattcctatgacacaggaagaaattgacagggaggcacatcttaaatatggaaaaccagctggatttgtgtcaggaggagttattaatgttgaaaatactaatgtttctacttcatgtcaggtaaagtagcagaagatgagaacaaggagagcactactgaacaaaccaatgactctttgaactcagaatctgttgctcCTAACAAACCTCCcattgagaaatataggcctccaattccagcgcaaaagagtgcctattgcaagtgtgcatctgggatcaataagagacaaggccaggatacgccaccaggggcaggaagaaataactttacagtgaagaaaaagacatgctttcactgtggaacacctggacacattgccagaaattgtcctaatcgtgcatacgttccctactatgcacaaggatggaaaaacgcgccaagtgggagatacttcaaaataaacccttccaggtcacgtttagacaatggtgactggaacacacagaaggccaagaatcaaacccacaaggccaagcatccaaatcccaaggccaagcatccaactctcaagaacaagaagggaatgatggcccaaaagtctagttcaagagatgctcttgtgaagccaagaccggttaggtcaaagtcatctaggcagacggcttcaagttccaaagcaagtgtcgaggcacccatcggatcgaacaagaaatgggttaaacccgaatatagatgggtaccaaaggttaaaactcccaaatctcctaatgcttctaacgtttctacatcttctgtttgtgataagcaggatatgtcatgggagagagtactgtgcaaggatgacaaaggtcgacctagtttcaaaatggattgggttccaaagacctattaatcccgctctgtgtcggagcagctatggaggcatatcatcatacttcggtttgttggtagtggctgttcctagaacatgataggagacatctctcaactatacaacactcggaattttatttgagagtatgtgtccttttgcgggaaaggaagaaaggaagagatcacaaatagggttagtgcttaatgatatgaagaattttcggatctgttctgagattatgcttgctgttctcagaccttctgaatgcagattcaatcggtgaattacggtttgcgttttcttctctatactcctgaatttttcttaagctgattcgctttaaagactaattttgttttaggatagtttaaatttgcgcatttatttttgtttctctcctatgcacaaatttagggggagaaataaaaacaaaacaaaaattaaaaaattaaaaaaaatccaaaaacattacaaaatcaaatatatatatatatatatatatatatatatatatatatatatatatatatatatatataatgttaatggaatgtgcttgcagaagatgttttgggaaatgaaattagcaagtgataatgggcaatctgaatcggcgtaacgtacctaagttgaatcgtctacgctctgtgttcgatgcactggaaggcacgaaagattttaaatggacttgactagggaaaattaaacctaatgaatttaagggcCTGCCAAACTTtgcctagttagatccgtttaacttGATTTCACaacgctcagataggttgagcagggagatatacatgggaatctaccgatcacattaaataacccgtatctagaactgtggattcacttttcctcgatgtgcggattctgtccttaattccggttggatggggcgactggtaaattccgataaattaggtctgtagaatatcgttttctttctttctgtttgttagtcatatgttgtctcctttgcgtgacttccaatctgacctggtacacaacatatgcaactctatttctctgcaggctatatatatgaaattcctctcatctgttagccatatgctgtctcctttgcgtgacttctaatccgacctggtacacagcatatgcaaccttctacttcttaacccctctgaaacaataagtaatagaattatgaatctatcctctctctgaatggttgtctgctcccggtgtaaggagtactctggaagttcttgatggttggggcatatcaggaagcaggaaacatgttctagtacacttaaaattgaacacatacagattgtctgtagatctcgctgctcgatttaggtggagaacaatatccctggttgtagtcagttaaatggtcttaagaaaaatttatttaaggATTAGAGCCAATAATGATGATAAAGTTACAATTaagatatatgcatgtatcatgtcattggtaaattgtccaaaattgtcacaaatgtttcgtgtttaagtggaccacaatactgacgatcgatcagacgaagatgtgaagataagggtaccgacaagcggataaaggctgtctaaaaactttgatcccaaatcactcttaaagctagctattatttttgtttttattaagtttgttcatagtgttcttctaatttaaatattgggggagaattaaattttaaaaaaaataaaaaaataaaaattaaaaaaattcaaattcaaaatagtgttatttctgttttatttctttttcagaaaatataaaaaaattaaaaaatatttttgtttttgttttaatttgtgtgctatgttttcttttagttttgttttgtcttgaaaagtgatttcaggtatagataagactcatggagtttgtgttgaagatttctgagccaaggcttcatctgtgagcatcgaagaattctcattcgaaggagtaagaaatgaagattattctttcaacattcaatccttcaaccccagaagcaaggtgaagcagaaattgaagattatgtgacggattgcattgaagcctccttaatcagtctgctgctatcattgtacctgctgaagtgatccagaagatttgttctctctgatgttctctctgaagattctcaagctgaaagtgttatctttcaagaatcagtacaagaagcctcctcatccaatgtgcgttcaatgtcaaatcttgaagaaaagctcaagtgctcaagatgaagtcattcattgaagattcatatgttcatcctgatgttgtgaagaaatcaaaggttaaagctgaagccaagctcccattgaagattgacaagaagagccagctactttttagggagagtttgttgggtcaattaagaaaagaaagctataaaccaaaggggagattgttgggtcaaaatatggtttatacttagcttttctgggcaattgtatttttctgtaataattttagagtttacggtcatgtttacggttgagtttacggccgtaaacccatttacggcccatgttatccggcccatgttccctagtatatataggtgttagggtgaggagtagagattgatgaatcctagagattgtacggccaagagagaggaagagagagcatattgtgtgagagaatctatggtaaggaatttcattcatatcatcaatacaatcaatattcttaatattcttcttctccttatcttcttattgtgatctggcatcatccgtttgattgggattccgtaccatcaaacggatctgattgatacacaggcaaattagggacttacagtttCTGTGGTAGGGAAGCGATGGTTTGCACCTCCTGGACATCAGTAAACCCTGGTCGGGGGTTTCTTTCTTGCCCTCAATAGGTAAGTGTTCCATTTTGCTATTTTACCCTCATTTTGGAAAATCACCCTCATGTTTTGGAGATTTTTATGTGAAGGTTTCAAATGCAGATTCTTTGGATGGATTGATCATCCGATGTGTGCAAGATCTATGTTGATAATACCCAGATTATTGAGGAATATCAACAATGCAAACTATTAAGTGGAAAGTTTGAATATGTGTTTGTTTGCAAGTTGGTTACTATTCGTGGTGGTTTGGGTGTTTTTCATTTAGGATTAAGGAATTAGGGACCCCTGTAGTTGCATGTAATTTTGGGTGTTTTTGTCTTATGAAATTGTAACAGGGGAATGTGGTAGTTTTTTGCTATTTGatattgtaatatcaatttaggGTTATTTTGGTCCAACTTCAGAAATGGGTACCCTTTTCATGGTTGTAATGAAAATTTAATGCAGTTATCACCTAATGTTAATGTTTATTTGTTGTTTCAGAACAAAGTTGTTATAACCATAAATGTGTTCCATAAACATGACAACAAAGTTGTTATAAACCATAAACATCATTCTTTAATAATCACAAAGTTTTTATAAACCATAAACATCATTCTTTAACAATCACAAAAAGTTGACAACAGTTTCTTGACCAAAAGGGCTAAAAGACCAAAATAAAACCATGACAACAAACTACTTCTAAACCATTACATCCAAATGCACAAAAGTGGAGCTAAACTAAaagataagtttttaaacaaaatACACTAATTCATGCATTGATTGCCACCTCCATTCCCTCCTTGACTGCTTCATGTATTCCCTCCTTGACTACTTCCTGAATTCCCTCCTTGATTGCTTCATGCAATCCCTCCATCACCCTTGTAAGTCCTGGAGTTATGACCCCTATTGTTGCATTTCCCACACTTGACACTAACAAACTTTCTGGTGAGATTTTCAGGTTCACTTCCACCATGCTTATGCATCTGACTATCATATTTTTCATATGCACTTCTCTTTCTCTCACTCTTTGGTCTTCTAGGTTGAATGTGTTGTCGTGATGGTGTTAATTGAAATGGACTGGTACTTTTTGGCCACATGGCTCTACCCTTTATAGGTTCCATAGTGTAAGAGTAAGCCTCATTCCAAGTTTGAAGCCAATACACTTTGTTGACATAAGTGTAAAGCTCCCCAACTTTGTCTCCACTATCAACCATTTCATGTATTGTAGCTATGACATGTTTGCATGGAATCCCATTCAACTCCCACTTTCTGCATGTACATGACATATTTGTCATGTTAACCACATGATGGTCATGCCAAGGACCATAAACTTCATACTTTGCAGTCCCATTCCATCTAGCCCTATATTGGACTGAAGCTTCCCTATTTCTCTCAAGTAACTTTGATGTTGTTGGAGTGAGTGGACCTGGAGCTTTAGACATCACTTTCTTCACATTGCAGATCCTCTTCATAAGGTACTGCCTGATGTACTCAAGACAACTTATGATAGGCTTATTCCTACCATGAATAAGCTTAATGTTGAAAACCTCACACAAATTGTTGAGCAATATATCTGATCCTGCTCTGCCTGtattaaacaagaacattaaatcAAATAAGTCAAATACAATAGCACTAGTAAAGCTTCACCTAAGGCAAGGAATATAACCTGAAAAGTGGCTTATGGCCCAATGGTGAGGGGGTATTTTCTTCAACCACTCAAAAGCATCCTTATCAAACTTGCTAAGGTCATTCATGTAGTGTTCAAATTTTGgtattgtggttgttgttgcacaCTTCCATAAGTGATCTTTATACTCTTTTGTTTTCCATTTTTCCTCATTTTCTCATAAATATGCCTTAGACAGAAACGATGCTCAGCTTGTGGGTACAGTTGTGCAATAGCAGGTAAGAGTCCCTGTAAAAGATTATCCCACATAATCATTCCAACATTCATATACAAATGAACTAATAGTTatacaaaaagaagaaaataGTACCTTTTGTCTATCACTCATGAAAGTAAATTTAGAATTTGAGTACAACTCTAACTCATCTCCTAAGCATTCTAGAAACCATTTCCAGCTACTCATATTTTCAGTCTCAACAATGGCATATGCAAGTGGGTATATGCCATTGTTTGAATCCAATCCAACTGCAGTGAGTACTTGGCCTGGAAATGGTATTTTCATAAAAGC of the Lactuca sativa cultivar Salinas chromosome 6, Lsat_Salinas_v11, whole genome shotgun sequence genome contains:
- the LOC111905124 gene encoding uncharacterized protein LOC111905124, which codes for MVESNPTVPLRSIQDQVQKRLQVGESIHKVQRAKAIATKQVTDDYTKQYEVLRDYLTELQPTNVDTTVKLEVVNEPNSARETRQFKRVYIFLGALKKGFKAGLRDILGLDGAFMKIPFPGQVLTAVGLDSNNGIYPLAYAIVETENMSSWKWFLECLGDELELYSNSKFTFMSDRQKGLLPAIAQLYPQAEHRFCLRHIYEKMRKNGKQKSRAGSDILLNNLCEVFNIKLIHGRNKPIISCLEYIRQYLMKRICNVKKVMSKAPGPLTPTTSKLLERNREASVQYRARWNGTAKYEVYGPWHDHHVVNMTNMSCTCRKWELNGIPCKHVIATIHEMVDSGDKVGELYTYVNKVYWLQTWNEAYSYTMEPIKGRAMWPKSTSPFQLTPSRQHIQPRRPKSERKRSAYEKYDSQMHKHGGSEPENLTRKFVSVKCGKCNNRGHNSRTYKGDGGIA